The Plasmodium berghei ANKA genome assembly, chromosome: 12 genome contains a region encoding:
- a CDS encoding eukaryotic translation initiation factor 3 subunit D, putative yields the protein MSTFKLFGVVNNRTWGPDIKNEELVNSCMEDIKKYQFEPSMKFEKIGKICDFTTTSYQKNIKDINKNSGDGDNAFEEELQFQTVDLRTGQKPKGTLFNKKKIINKQTTQAFTQKQQEEDNLYSSRIKTAEQKKQKMLQQAKTARLNARHRIFTEWSNEPTPSWTVDCEIMFNELPKKLIKIDHLKIEDIFFRGKVLYYDKRFENINVKNPPFLAHLNKDANVLVCKTSDDQTLLEILDNEEKKAKENNSNTLIIVSTDQILSCLMSCIHSKYSWHLIIKKKGNRIIIDKDDDSIIDLLTVNENSLDAPTQDSENKINSLQALGLEAVKINERFKNHVQLNNQIAEQYDNTSFNSKHCNNNSNILYRYRKINLPPLIHGSSKTSCTIITRGEIHSKIKGSNNAYVYICSLNEYDIKSHKNWRSQIENQKGALLANEIRNNTYKLHKFICQALLSGCDDIKLGFISRKNANDYENHNILSIQSHKTKDLSTQIGLKYENIWGILKFILDNISDRPDGKYVILKDPLKSLLRLYCTHEDN from the coding sequence atgtcaacgtttaaattatttggtGTTGTAAACAACAGAACATGGGGACCTGACATCAAAAATGAGGAGTTAGTGAATTCCTGTATggaagatataaaaaagtatCAATTTGAACCCTCTAtgaaatttgaaaaaatcgGGAAAATATGCGATTTTACAACCACTAGCTAtcaaaagaatataaaagatataaataaaaattccgGAGATGGTGATAATGCGTTTGAAGAAGAGTTACAATTTCAAACCGTTGACTTAAGAACAGGACAAAAACCCAAAGGtactttatttaataaaaagaaaataataaataaacaaacaACCCAAGCATTTACTCAAAAACAACAAGAAGAAgataatttatatagtaGTAGAATTAAAACAGctgaacaaaaaaaacaaaaaatgttacAACAAGCTAAAACTGCTAGATTAAATGCTCGTCATAGAATATTTACAGAATGGAGCAATGAGCCAACTCCTTCATGGACAGTAGATTGCGAAATTATGTTTAATGAGTTAcctaaaaaattaattaaaattgatcatttaaaaatagaagatatatttttccgaggaaaagtattatattatgataaaagATTTGAAAATATCAATGTTAAAAACCCACCTTTTCTTGCtcatttaaataaagatgCAAATGTATTAGTTTGTAAAACTAGTGATGATCAAACATTATTGGAAATTTTAgataatgaagaaaaaaaagctaaagaaaataattcaaatacATTAATTATCGTTTCTACTGATCAAATATTATCTTGCCTTATGTCGTGTATACATTCTAAATATTCTTGgcatttaataattaaaaaaaaaggaaatagaATTATTATAGATAAAGATGACGATTCTATTATCGATTTATTAACAGTAAATGAAAATTCATTAGATGCACCAACTCAAGAtagtgaaaataaaataaattcattaCAAGCCTTAGGTTTAGAAGCAGTCAAAATTAATGAACGATTTAAAAATCATGTTCAATTAAACAATCAAATAGCTGAACAATATGATAATACATCATTTAACTCAAAACACTGTAACAATAATTCTAATATTCTTTATagatatagaaaaattaatcTCCCTCCATTAATCCATGGATCATCTAAAACTAGTTGTACAATTATCACAAGAGGAGAAATAcattcaaaaataaaaggatcaaataatgcatatgtttatatttgttcattAAATGAGTATGATATTAAAAGTCATAAAAATTGGAGATCTCAAATAGAAAATCAAAAAGGTGCATTATTAGCTAACGAAATACgtaataatacatataagcttcataaatttatatgccAAGCTTTGTTAAGTGGTTGTGATGACATTAAGTTAGGCTTTATATCCAGAAAAAATGCTAATGATTATGaaaatcataatatattatctaTTCAATCTCATAAAACAAAAGATTTGTCGACACAAATTGgattaaaatatgaaaatatatgggGTATACTCAAATTTATTCTTGATAACATTTCAGACAGGCCAGATGGTAAATATGTTATTCTCAAAGACCCATTAAAATCTTTGTTACGTTTATATTGCACACATGAAGATAATTAA